A stretch of the Streptosporangium sp. NBC_01755 genome encodes the following:
- a CDS encoding acyl-CoA carboxylase subunit beta, protein MSEPLSAETTAAAPDVRTTAGRLADLERRLDEATHAGSARAIEKQHAKGKMTARERVLAFLDEDSFVEFDELARHRSTSFGMERARPYGDGVVTGHGTVDGRPVAVFSQDFTVFGGSLGEVFGEKIVKVMDHALKTGCPMIGINDSGGARIQEGVVSLGLYAEIFKRNVHSSGVIPQISLIMGPCAGGAVYSPALTDFVLMVSEKSHMFITGPDVIRTVTGEEVTFEELGGAHTHNSRSGVAHYEASDEADCLEFARALLSYLPSNNMDETPVFDAEVVLETTDSDRELDTLIPDSANQPYDMHSVLEHILDDGEFLEVHAQFAPNILVGFGRVEGRSVGIVANQPMSFAGTLDIAASEKAARFVRTCDAFNIPVLTFVDVPGFLPGTDQEWNGIIRRGAKLLYAYAEATVPLVTVITRKAYGGAYDVMGSKHLGADINLAWPTAQIAVMGAQGAVNVLYRRELASADDPDAQRARFVTEYEDTLANPYLAAERGYVDAVIRPSATRVQIVKALRALRNKRATLPPKKHGNIPL, encoded by the coding sequence ATGAGCGAGCCCCTGAGCGCCGAAACCACGGCCGCCGCACCCGACGTCCGTACGACGGCCGGCAGACTGGCCGACCTGGAACGCCGTCTGGACGAGGCCACCCACGCCGGTTCCGCACGCGCCATCGAGAAACAGCACGCGAAGGGCAAGATGACCGCCAGGGAGCGGGTCCTCGCCTTCCTCGACGAGGACAGCTTCGTGGAGTTCGACGAACTCGCCAGGCACCGCTCCACGAGCTTCGGCATGGAGCGTGCGCGTCCGTACGGCGACGGGGTCGTGACCGGGCACGGCACCGTCGACGGCCGCCCCGTGGCGGTGTTCTCCCAGGACTTCACGGTCTTCGGCGGCTCCCTGGGCGAGGTCTTCGGAGAGAAGATCGTCAAGGTCATGGACCACGCGCTGAAGACCGGCTGCCCGATGATCGGCATCAACGACTCCGGCGGCGCGCGCATCCAGGAGGGCGTCGTCTCGCTGGGCCTGTACGCCGAGATCTTCAAGCGGAACGTCCACTCCTCCGGGGTGATCCCGCAGATCTCGCTGATCATGGGCCCGTGCGCGGGCGGTGCCGTCTACTCACCGGCCCTCACCGACTTCGTGCTGATGGTGTCGGAGAAGTCGCACATGTTCATCACCGGCCCCGACGTGATCAGGACCGTCACCGGCGAGGAGGTGACGTTCGAGGAGCTCGGCGGCGCACACACGCACAACTCCCGCTCGGGTGTCGCCCACTACGAGGCCTCCGACGAGGCCGACTGCCTGGAGTTCGCCAGGGCGCTGCTCTCCTACCTGCCGTCCAACAACATGGACGAGACCCCGGTGTTCGACGCCGAGGTGGTGCTGGAGACCACCGACTCCGACCGCGAACTCGACACGCTGATCCCCGACTCGGCGAACCAGCCCTACGACATGCACTCGGTTCTCGAACACATCTTGGACGACGGTGAATTCCTGGAGGTACACGCGCAATTCGCGCCCAACATCCTGGTGGGTTTCGGCCGGGTCGAAGGGCGCTCCGTGGGAATCGTCGCCAACCAGCCGATGAGTTTCGCCGGCACGCTGGACATCGCGGCCTCGGAGAAGGCCGCGAGATTCGTACGTACCTGCGATGCCTTTAACATTCCGGTGCTGACATTCGTCGATGTCCCTGGATTCCTTCCCGGCACCGACCAGGAATGGAACGGGATCATCCGTCGCGGCGCCAAACTGCTCTACGCCTACGCCGAGGCGACGGTGCCGCTGGTCACGGTCATCACACGCAAGGCGTACGGTGGAGCGTACGACGTCATGGGTTCCAAGCACCTGGGCGCCGACATCAACCTGGCCTGGCCGACCGCGCAGATCGCGGTGATGGGGGCGCAGGGCGCGGTCAACGTCCTCTATCGGCGCGAGCTCGCCTCGGCCGATGATCCGGACGCCCAGCGGGCCCGGTTCGTCACCGAATATGAGGACACGCTCGCCAACCCGTATCTCGCGGCCGAACGTGGGTATGTGGATGCGGTGATTCGCCCTTCCGCCACCCGGGTTCAGATCGTCAAGGCGCTCAGGGCCCTGCGCAACAAGCGCGCGACCCTGCCCCCGAAGAAGCATGGGAACATCCCGCTGTGA
- a CDS encoding AlkA N-terminal domain-containing protein, with amino-acid sequence MSVRELDFDACYRAVAARDARFDGRFYTAVTSTHIYCRPICPARTPSSRNVRFYRHAASAEAAGFRPCKRCRPELSPGDPGWDHRGDLVGRALRLIDEGVADDGGMARLAARLHITGRHLHRLFTTEIGVGPLAVARTKRLLLAKQLLTETGLPIVDVAFASGFGSVRQFNATMKDTYGFTPGELRATTRHRAGVPGDALTLRLHHREPYDAATLMRFLAARAIPGLEHADGTSYSRAVPGGTVTLTPEVDHVRLDVRVDDTGRLARIVARCRRLLDLDADPQAISAALGETSLEPLVAARPGLRVPGAWDGFEMAVRAVIGQQISVAGARTILGRVAARAGRPHLETGGDEGPAHLFPTAAQLHEADLGGLGLTGRRVATLKALAARVADGEIDLDGAQEPAQAVAGLLEVPGIGPWTSGYIALRALRDPDAWPGGDLGLRRAMACLGIPEEHIERWRPWRAYAALHLWSSE; translated from the coding sequence ATGTCCGTGAGAGAGCTCGACTTCGATGCCTGTTACCGCGCGGTGGCCGCCAGGGACGCCCGGTTCGACGGGCGGTTCTACACGGCGGTCACCTCCACCCACATCTACTGCCGGCCGATCTGCCCGGCACGCACCCCTTCCAGCCGCAACGTGCGGTTCTATCGCCACGCGGCCTCCGCCGAGGCGGCCGGGTTCCGGCCGTGCAAGCGGTGCCGGCCCGAGCTGAGCCCCGGCGATCCCGGCTGGGACCACCGGGGCGACCTGGTCGGCAGGGCCCTCCGGCTGATCGACGAGGGCGTGGCGGACGACGGCGGGATGGCCCGGCTGGCCGCGCGGCTGCACATCACCGGGCGGCATCTGCACCGGCTGTTCACCACGGAGATCGGCGTGGGGCCGCTGGCCGTGGCCAGGACCAAGCGCCTGCTGCTGGCCAAGCAACTGCTGACGGAGACCGGACTGCCGATCGTCGACGTGGCGTTCGCGTCGGGTTTCGGCAGCGTCCGGCAGTTCAACGCGACCATGAAGGACACCTACGGCTTCACCCCGGGCGAGCTGCGGGCGACCACGCGGCACAGGGCCGGTGTCCCGGGCGACGCACTGACCCTGCGGTTGCACCACAGGGAGCCGTACGACGCCGCGACCCTGATGCGGTTCCTGGCCGCGCGGGCGATCCCCGGCCTGGAACACGCGGACGGCACGTCCTACAGCCGCGCCGTCCCCGGCGGCACGGTCACCCTCACCCCCGAGGTGGACCACGTCCGGCTGGACGTGCGCGTCGACGACACCGGCCGCCTGGCCAGGATCGTCGCCCGCTGCCGCCGCCTCCTCGACCTCGACGCGGACCCCCAGGCCATCTCCGCCGCCCTCGGGGAGACCTCGCTGGAACCGCTCGTCGCCGCCCGCCCCGGGCTGCGGGTGCCCGGCGCGTGGGACGGCTTCGAAATGGCCGTCCGCGCCGTGATCGGCCAGCAGATCTCCGTCGCGGGCGCCCGCACCATCCTCGGACGCGTCGCCGCCCGAGCCGGCCGCCCGCATCTCGAAACAGGCGGCGACGAGGGGCCGGCCCACCTGTTCCCGACCGCGGCGCAGCTCCACGAGGCGGATCTGGGCGGGCTGGGCCTGACCGGGCGGCGGGTGGCCACGCTGAAGGCACTCGCCGCCAGGGTGGCGGACGGCGAGATCGACCTGGACGGGGCGCAGGAGCCCGCCCAGGCGGTGGCCGGGCTGCTTGAGGTTCCCGGGATCGGGCCGTGGACCTCGGGCTACATCGCGTTGCGGGCGCTGCGTGACCCGGACGCCTGGCCGGGCGGAGACCTCGGCCTGCGGCGGGCCATGGCCTGCCTGGGCATCCCGGAAGAGCACATCGAGCGGTGGCGTCCATGGCGGGCGTACGCCGCACTGCACCTTTGGAGTTCGGAATGA
- a CDS encoding PH domain-containing protein: MGLPDHHMTEGERRIRSFHPHWKRLIGPFLAMILIIAGSGAAIFFMPAFAYDSYARIAVAVLAVGLLTVWSFVPYLRWKNTSYVLTTHRFTISTGVLNKSIDDIPMAKVNTVSADQTLMERMLGCGTLVVESAGDHGRITLRDIPRIQEVRAEVFRALDDAIDGEPSEHGGR; encoded by the coding sequence ATGGGTCTACCCGATCACCACATGACGGAGGGGGAGCGGCGAATCCGGTCGTTCCACCCGCACTGGAAGCGCCTGATCGGCCCGTTCCTCGCGATGATCCTGATCATCGCGGGGTCCGGTGCCGCCATTTTCTTCATGCCCGCCTTCGCCTACGACTCCTACGCGCGTATCGCGGTGGCCGTGCTCGCCGTCGGTCTGCTGACCGTCTGGTCGTTCGTGCCGTACCTCAGGTGGAAGAACACCTCGTACGTGCTCACCACGCACCGGTTCACCATCAGTACGGGGGTGCTGAACAAGTCCATAGACGACATCCCGATGGCCAAGGTCAACACGGTCAGCGCCGACCAGACCCTCATGGAGAGGATGCTCGGCTGCGGCACGCTCGTCGTCGAGTCGGCGGGCGACCACGGCCGGATCACGCTGCGGGACATCCCGCGGATCCAGGAGGTGCGGGCTGAGGTGTTCCGCGCGCTCGACGACGCGATCGACGGGGAGCCCTCGGAACACGGCGGGCGGTGA
- a CDS encoding biotin--[acetyl-CoA-carboxylase] ligase has translation MLDSPFTDLDRPPLSQAALTRALVRPGGLWSDIAVVARTGSTNADLAQAVRDGARQGAVVVAEAQFAGRGRLGRVWSVPPRSGLTFSVLLRPDPPPARQSWLSLLVALAVASAVRKVAEVDVRLKWPNDLLVGGRKLAGVLAERIDNAVIVGVGLNVSVRAEELPVETATSLAIEKAACVDRDPILRAALREIELHYREWSEADGDAEACGLRAAYLAISATVGQEVRVELPGERVLTGTATGIDGAGHLLVSSKGQQHALSAGDVVHVRPHSS, from the coding sequence GTGCTCGACTCGCCCTTCACTGATCTCGACCGCCCGCCGCTCTCACAGGCGGCGCTCACCCGTGCGCTGGTCCGTCCCGGTGGCCTCTGGTCCGACATCGCCGTCGTCGCCAGGACCGGATCGACCAACGCCGATCTCGCGCAGGCCGTCCGCGACGGTGCGCGGCAGGGAGCCGTCGTCGTCGCAGAGGCCCAGTTCGCCGGGCGTGGCAGGCTCGGCAGGGTCTGGAGCGTGCCGCCGCGCTCCGGCCTGACCTTCTCCGTGCTCCTGCGTCCCGACCCGCCCCCGGCCAGGCAGAGCTGGCTGTCCCTGCTCGTCGCCCTCGCGGTCGCGTCGGCCGTGCGGAAGGTCGCGGAGGTCGACGTCCGGCTCAAGTGGCCCAACGACCTGCTGGTCGGCGGGCGCAAGCTCGCCGGGGTGCTCGCCGAGCGGATCGACAACGCGGTGATCGTGGGCGTCGGGCTCAACGTGAGCGTGCGAGCCGAGGAGCTGCCGGTGGAGACCGCCACCTCCCTGGCCATCGAGAAGGCCGCCTGCGTCGACCGCGACCCGATCCTGCGGGCGGCGCTTCGGGAGATCGAGCTCCACTACCGGGAGTGGTCGGAGGCGGACGGCGACGCCGAGGCGTGTGGCCTGCGGGCCGCCTACCTCGCGATCAGCGCCACGGTCGGACAGGAGGTCCGGGTGGAGCTGCCCGGCGAGCGGGTGCTCACCGGCACGGCCACCGGTATCGACGGCGCCGGCCACCTGCTGGTCAGCTCCAAGGGACAGCAGCACGCGCTCAGCGCGGGAGACGTCGTGCATGTTCGTCCGCACAGCTCATGA
- the fdhD gene encoding formate dehydrogenase accessory sulfurtransferase FdhD, producing the protein MSRHLAPRDGTEVEAVHRPGPTTRARIGQMRSGTLHERRDDLATEEPLEIRIQAGEERRTVAITMRTPGHDFELAAGFLYGEGVVAPADVASIAYCTDDDVSPEARYNTVTVRLRGGTLPDLPSLDRHFMTSSACGVCGTASLDALRGRCSPLPAADDLLRVSPEVLYGLPDRLRRAQGVFGKTGGLHAAGLFTAGGEPLAVREDVGRHNAVDKLIGWAMMTGRLPLGGHLLMVSGRTSYEIMQKALTAGLPVVCAVSAPSSLAVDLAGEFGMTLVGFLREERFNVYAGAHRIGP; encoded by the coding sequence ATGAGCAGACACCTTGCCCCGCGAGACGGTACCGAGGTGGAGGCCGTGCACAGACCCGGGCCCACCACGCGGGCGCGGATCGGGCAGATGCGCTCGGGGACGCTCCACGAGCGCAGGGACGACCTGGCCACCGAGGAGCCACTGGAGATCCGGATCCAGGCGGGCGAGGAGCGCCGCACCGTCGCGATCACCATGCGCACCCCGGGGCACGACTTCGAACTGGCCGCCGGATTCCTGTACGGCGAGGGCGTCGTGGCCCCCGCCGACGTGGCCTCCATCGCCTACTGCACGGACGACGACGTCTCCCCCGAGGCTCGCTACAACACGGTGACCGTGCGGCTGCGCGGCGGCACCCTGCCTGATCTGCCCTCGCTCGACCGGCATTTCATGACGTCGAGCGCGTGCGGCGTCTGCGGCACCGCCAGCCTCGACGCCCTGCGTGGCCGCTGCTCGCCGCTGCCCGCCGCCGATGACCTGCTGCGCGTCTCCCCCGAGGTCCTGTACGGCCTTCCTGACCGGCTGAGGCGCGCTCAGGGGGTCTTCGGCAAGACCGGGGGGCTGCACGCGGCCGGGCTGTTCACCGCCGGGGGCGAGCCGCTCGCGGTCCGTGAGGACGTGGGGCGGCACAACGCGGTGGACAAGCTGATCGGCTGGGCCATGATGACCGGGAGGCTGCCGCTGGGCGGGCACCTGCTCATGGTCAGCGGGCGGACCAGCTACGAGATCATGCAGAAGGCCCTCACCGCGGGCCTGCCGGTCGTCTGCGCGGTCTCCGCGCCCTCCTCCCTGGCCGTCGACCTGGCCGGTGAGTTCGGGATGACGCTGGTCGGCTTCCTGCGCGAGGAGCGCTTCAACGTCTACGCGGGGGCGCACCGCATCGGCCCGTGA
- a CDS encoding NYN domain-containing protein, whose product MTILDLTSHPIAAKYAVLVDVGYLYAAAGEVLLSAKERKEYRVAADELIQALQKHAEERIHGELLRIYWYDAARDRVPTVDQRVIAQLPWVKVRLGNLNARGQQKGVDAQIRSDLEALARHHAVSDTILLAGDEDMVPAVEAAQAYGVRIHLWGVEPPYGTNQAERLVWESDTVEIISADFLRSFFSRAPAPVPVPAAPIAPSPAQVFAGRTAATATAKPKSPAGQVTKLGPSRPRVEEVGEHVAQKWILTRGRDNIRDLLPGPILPTVIDTELLIEAEKELGHSLRPYPEARVWLRDGFWARVYREFEIGVGVSSK is encoded by the coding sequence ATGACCATCCTGGACCTCACGTCACACCCCATCGCCGCGAAGTACGCCGTCCTGGTCGACGTCGGATACCTGTACGCCGCGGCGGGGGAGGTGCTTCTGAGTGCCAAGGAGCGCAAGGAGTACCGGGTGGCGGCGGACGAACTGATCCAGGCGTTGCAGAAGCACGCGGAGGAGCGGATCCACGGCGAGCTGCTGAGGATCTACTGGTACGACGCCGCCCGTGACCGGGTGCCGACCGTCGACCAGCGGGTCATCGCGCAGCTCCCCTGGGTCAAGGTCCGCCTGGGCAACCTCAACGCGAGGGGCCAGCAGAAGGGCGTGGACGCGCAGATCAGGAGCGACCTGGAGGCGCTGGCCAGGCACCACGCGGTGAGCGACACGATACTGCTGGCCGGGGACGAGGACATGGTCCCCGCCGTCGAGGCCGCCCAGGCCTACGGTGTGCGGATCCACCTGTGGGGGGTGGAGCCGCCGTACGGCACCAACCAGGCCGAGCGCCTGGTCTGGGAGTCCGACACCGTCGAGATCATCAGTGCCGACTTCCTGCGCTCCTTCTTCAGCCGGGCCCCCGCGCCGGTCCCGGTGCCGGCCGCCCCGATCGCCCCCTCCCCCGCCCAGGTCTTCGCCGGGCGCACCGCCGCCACCGCCACCGCCAAGCCCAAGTCCCCGGCGGGCCAGGTCACCAAGCTGGGCCCGAGCCGCCCTCGCGTCGAGGAGGTCGGCGAGCACGTGGCCCAGAAGTGGATCCTCACCCGCGGCCGCGACAACATCCGCGACCTGCTGCCAGGGCCGATCCTTCCCACGGTCATCGACACCGAGTTGCTCATCGAGGCGGAGAAGGAGCTGGGTCACTCCCTCCGCCCCTACCCCGAGGCGCGCGTCTGGCTGCGCGACGGATTCTGGGCCCGTGTCTACCGGGAGTTCGAGATCGGGGTCGGCGTCTCCTCCAAGTGA
- a CDS encoding acyl-CoA carboxylase subunit epsilon, giving the protein MRHLKIIKGDATPEEIAAVVIALSVHAAAATSGHKVPQTPKSWSNHSHRMRKHLPTGQGAWRSSALPR; this is encoded by the coding sequence GTGAGACACCTGAAGATCATCAAAGGGGACGCGACACCCGAGGAGATCGCCGCGGTGGTGATCGCCCTCTCCGTCCATGCCGCGGCTGCGACTTCGGGCCATAAAGTCCCACAAACGCCGAAATCATGGAGCAATCACTCACATCGCATGCGAAAACATCTGCCTACCGGACAAGGCGCGTGGAGATCGAGCGCACTGCCGAGATAG
- a CDS encoding ABC transporter ATP-binding protein: MPDAIEAVRTQGLFKRFGQQVAVGGVDLVVPGGSFAGLVGPNGAGKTTTLSMVTGLLRPDGGSIHIGGLDVWRDQVAVKSRIGVLPEGLRLFERLSGRELLSYNGQLRGIPRAEVEQRAEGLLKVMGLTESADKLVVDYSTGMRKKIGLAAALLHNPGVLFLDEPFEGVDPVSANTLVEVLRRYTASGSTVVFSSHVMDLVERLCDWVSVMDGGRIVAQGPLDEIRAGRSLNEAFLGLVGVRGDGASGQEGLSWLGTTPA, translated from the coding sequence ATGCCGGACGCCATCGAGGCGGTGAGAACGCAGGGGCTGTTCAAGAGGTTCGGGCAGCAGGTGGCCGTGGGAGGCGTCGACCTCGTGGTGCCCGGCGGCAGCTTCGCCGGGCTGGTCGGTCCCAACGGGGCGGGGAAGACCACAACGCTCAGCATGGTCACCGGCCTGCTGCGTCCCGACGGAGGCTCGATCCACATCGGCGGCCTCGACGTCTGGCGCGACCAGGTCGCGGTCAAGAGCCGCATCGGTGTGCTCCCCGAGGGGCTGCGCCTGTTCGAGCGGCTGTCGGGCAGGGAACTGCTGTCCTACAACGGCCAGCTCCGCGGCATCCCCAGGGCTGAGGTGGAGCAGCGGGCGGAAGGGCTGCTGAAGGTCATGGGCCTGACCGAGTCGGCGGACAAGCTCGTCGTCGACTACTCGACGGGCATGCGTAAGAAGATCGGCCTGGCGGCCGCGCTGCTGCACAACCCCGGTGTGCTCTTTCTCGACGAGCCGTTCGAGGGCGTCGACCCGGTAAGCGCCAACACGCTCGTCGAGGTGCTCAGGCGCTACACCGCCTCCGGCTCGACCGTGGTCTTCTCCAGCCACGTCATGGATCTCGTGGAACGCCTGTGCGACTGGGTCTCGGTGATGGACGGCGGGCGGATCGTCGCCCAGGGGCCGCTGGACGAGATCAGGGCGGGCCGCAGCCTCAACGAGGCGTTCCTGGGGCTGGTCGGCGTCCGTGGTGACGGCGCGAGTGGGCAGGAGGGCCTGTCGTGGCTGGGCACGACCCCGGCATGA
- a CDS encoding phosphoenolpyruvate carboxylase — MPATVSHQVERSSAVTEMPDELRADVRLLGELLGQVIAEHGGDDLLADVERLRKAVIGARRRQVSVDEITAMVAEWPVERAVQIARAFTCYFHLANLAEEHFRIRTLRVRDTGEEPLPESLAQAVQELGGERVADLVEGLRLHPVLTAHPTEARRRAVVTAIQRISGRLATYNSPERGAAERAETRRRLLEEIDLLWRTAQLRSTKLDPRDEVRTAMAAFDETLFRVVPQVYRALDAALGGGGGTEKPRARAFVRYGSWIGGDRDGNPNVTAKVTRDAVLIQSEHVLFALENAAGRIGRSLTLAAGYAPASPELRAKLSAAVNGHPDLVSELATRSPQEPHRQWLMFVAARIAATRQRGLDLAYRSPEQLLEDLRIAQDSLVAAGAKRQAYGELQHLIWQAETFGFHLAELEVRQHSQVHAAALEEIAAGRTSERTEEVLATIRTIAWIQERFGVGACSRYVVSFTRSADDIAAVHALAAHALGERAPRLDVVPLFESGADLAAAPTVLSGMLQIPQVQARLAEDRRLEVMLGYSDSAKELGPAAATLKLYEAQEALAAWSAEHDVPLTLFHGRGGALGRGGGPANRAVLAQAPGSVGGRFKVTEQGEVIFARYGHDAIARRHMEQVTSAVLLASTPSIEARTAEAAGRFRGVAEQVASASEKAYRLLTEAPGFPEWFSLVSPLEEIGSLRLGSRPARRGLGAPRSLDDLRAIPWVFAWAQTRVNLPGWYGLGSGLEAVISEAGLGELRAAYREWPLFASLLDNVEMSLAKTDRDIAARYLALGARDDFVEQVLAEYDLTRRLVLEITGHTRLLEDRKVLSRAVQLRDPYVDALSHLQLRALSTLRADEGLSEEERERLSTLLLLSVNGVAAGLQNTG, encoded by the coding sequence ATGCCAGCCACCGTGTCTCATCAGGTAGAGCGCTCCTCCGCTGTCACCGAGATGCCCGACGAGCTGCGTGCGGACGTGCGACTGCTCGGTGAGCTTCTGGGGCAGGTCATCGCCGAGCATGGTGGCGACGACCTGCTCGCCGACGTCGAACGGCTGCGTAAGGCGGTCATCGGTGCCCGCCGCAGGCAGGTGTCGGTCGACGAGATCACCGCGATGGTGGCCGAGTGGCCCGTCGAGCGCGCGGTACAGATCGCCCGTGCGTTCACGTGCTACTTCCACCTGGCGAACCTGGCCGAGGAGCACTTCAGAATCCGCACGCTCAGGGTCCGCGACACCGGCGAGGAGCCGCTGCCGGAGTCCCTGGCCCAGGCGGTCCAGGAGCTCGGCGGCGAGAGGGTCGCCGACCTGGTCGAGGGCCTGCGCCTGCACCCGGTGCTGACCGCGCACCCCACCGAGGCCCGCAGGCGCGCCGTGGTCACCGCGATCCAGCGCATCAGCGGCCGGCTCGCCACGTACAACAGCCCCGAGCGGGGTGCCGCCGAGCGGGCGGAGACCCGCCGGCGGCTGCTGGAGGAGATCGACCTGCTCTGGCGAACCGCCCAGCTCAGATCCACCAAGCTGGACCCGCGAGACGAGGTCCGCACGGCCATGGCGGCCTTCGACGAGACCCTCTTCCGGGTGGTCCCGCAGGTCTACCGCGCCCTGGACGCCGCGCTCGGCGGGGGCGGCGGCACCGAGAAGCCCCGGGCCCGCGCCTTCGTCAGGTACGGCAGCTGGATCGGCGGCGACCGCGACGGCAACCCGAACGTCACGGCCAAGGTGACCAGGGACGCCGTGCTCATCCAGTCCGAGCACGTGCTGTTCGCCCTGGAGAACGCCGCCGGCCGGATCGGCCGCTCCCTGACCCTCGCCGCCGGCTACGCCCCCGCCTCGCCCGAGCTGCGGGCCAAGCTGTCCGCCGCGGTGAACGGCCACCCCGACCTGGTCTCGGAGCTGGCCACCCGCTCCCCGCAGGAGCCGCACCGGCAGTGGCTGATGTTCGTCGCCGCCCGCATCGCGGCCACCAGGCAGCGCGGCCTCGACCTGGCCTACCGCTCGCCCGAGCAGCTCTTGGAGGACCTGCGGATCGCCCAGGACTCGCTGGTCGCGGCCGGGGCGAAGCGGCAGGCGTACGGGGAGCTGCAGCACCTCATCTGGCAGGCGGAGACGTTCGGCTTCCACCTGGCCGAGCTGGAGGTCCGGCAGCACTCGCAGGTCCACGCCGCCGCGCTGGAGGAGATCGCCGCCGGGCGAACCTCAGAGCGGACCGAGGAGGTCCTGGCCACGATCCGCACGATCGCCTGGATCCAGGAGCGGTTCGGGGTGGGTGCCTGCTCCCGCTACGTCGTCTCCTTCACCCGCTCGGCCGACGACATCGCCGCCGTCCACGCGCTGGCCGCGCACGCGCTGGGCGAGCGGGCGCCACGGCTCGACGTGGTCCCGCTGTTCGAGTCCGGAGCCGACCTGGCGGCCGCCCCCACCGTGCTGTCGGGGATGCTCCAGATCCCACAGGTCCAGGCCAGGCTGGCCGAGGACCGGCGCCTGGAGGTCATGCTCGGCTACTCCGACTCCGCCAAGGAGCTCGGCCCGGCCGCGGCGACACTGAAGCTCTACGAGGCCCAGGAGGCGCTGGCCGCCTGGTCGGCCGAGCACGATGTGCCGCTGACGCTCTTCCACGGCCGGGGCGGCGCCCTGGGCCGGGGCGGCGGTCCCGCCAACCGGGCGGTGCTCGCGCAGGCCCCGGGTTCGGTGGGAGGCAGGTTCAAGGTCACCGAGCAGGGCGAGGTCATCTTCGCCCGCTACGGCCACGACGCCATCGCCCGCCGTCACATGGAGCAGGTCACCTCCGCGGTGCTGCTCGCCTCCACCCCGTCCATCGAGGCGCGCACGGCCGAGGCCGCGGGACGCTTCCGCGGGGTGGCCGAGCAGGTGGCCTCCGCCTCGGAGAAGGCGTACCGGCTGCTGACCGAGGCCCCCGGCTTCCCCGAGTGGTTCTCCCTGGTCAGCCCGCTGGAGGAGATCGGCTCGCTCCGCCTGGGCTCCCGCCCGGCCCGGCGCGGCCTCGGCGCGCCCCGGTCCCTGGACGACCTGCGGGCCATCCCGTGGGTGTTCGCCTGGGCACAGACCAGGGTCAACCTGCCCGGCTGGTACGGCCTGGGCAGCGGCCTGGAGGCGGTCATCTCCGAGGCGGGCCTGGGTGAGCTGCGCGCCGCCTACCGGGAGTGGCCGCTGTTCGCCTCGCTGCTGGACAACGTGGAGATGTCGCTGGCCAAGACCGACCGCGACATCGCCGCCCGCTACCTCGCGCTCGGCGCCAGGGACGACTTCGTCGAGCAGGTCCTGGCCGAGTACGACCTGACCCGCCGTCTGGTCCTGGAGATCACCGGCCACACCCGCCTGCTGGAGGACCGCAAGGTCCTGTCCCGCGCGGTGCAGCTCCGCGACCCGTACGTCGACGCGCTCTCCCACCTGCAGCTCCGCGCCCTGTCCACGCTCCGCGCGGACGAGGGGCTGTCGGAGGAGGAGCGCGAGCGCCTGTCCACGCTGCTGCTGCTCTCGGTCAACGGGGTCGCCGCCGGTCTGCAGAACACGGGCTGA
- a CDS encoding methylated-DNA--[protein]-cysteine S-methyltransferase, producing MIEAQVLTTPTGPLALLAREGVLVAAGFTDAPDEMFARLSPGLRSEGLALTDDLGHPARAVRDYLDGDLKALDSVALEQPGTPTRQRLLTALREVPPGITIGYAELAERAGLPRTAARAAGSACAQNLIAPFVPCHRVLPATGGFGGYYYGTPVKRWLLTHEKAIAGE from the coding sequence ATGATAGAGGCACAGGTACTCACCACCCCGACCGGTCCGCTGGCACTGCTCGCCCGCGAGGGCGTCCTGGTCGCGGCGGGCTTCACCGACGCCCCGGACGAGATGTTCGCGCGGCTCTCCCCCGGCCTCCGGTCGGAGGGCCTGGCCCTGACCGACGACCTGGGCCACCCGGCGCGGGCCGTACGCGACTACCTGGACGGCGACCTGAAAGCCCTCGACTCCGTGGCACTGGAACAGCCGGGCACGCCCACGCGGCAGCGGCTGCTCACCGCCCTGCGTGAGGTCCCGCCGGGCATCACGATCGGCTACGCCGAGCTCGCCGAGCGGGCGGGCCTGCCGAGGACGGCGGCCAGGGCGGCCGGGAGCGCGTGCGCGCAGAACCTGATCGCGCCGTTCGTCCCCTGCCACCGCGTCCTGCCGGCCACCGGCGGGTTCGGCGGCTACTACTACGGCACGCCGGTCAAGCGGTGGCTGCTCACCCACGAGAAGGCGATCGCCGGCGAGTAG